Genomic window (Prochlorococcus marinus str. GP2):
CCTAAAGTGCAAGGCTCACTAATTGTAGAAACTGCAGGTGGATTAATGGTTCCAATAACACGCAATTTTTTGCAAATAGATCAAATAAAACAATGGAATCTTCCTGTAATACTTGTATGTAAGAGCTCACTTGGCACTCTTAACCATACCTTGCTTAGTATTGAGGCCTTAAAAAGAAGAAATATTGAAATTTTAGGTTTAGTAGTTAATGGCGAAAAACACCTAGATAATCCAAAAACTCTAGTTGATTTTAGTGGTATTCCATTAATTGCTGAATTTCCTTACATCGAAAAAATGGATTCAAATAATTTAGATATAATATGGAAAGAACTAGATACCAAGAATAAGTTGATTTCACTATTAAACTCAAAAAAAAGTTAAATGAAATCTTTGGATTCAAAAACTCAAAATCCAGATTGGCACCCAAATATTTGGCCACCTTTTACACAAATCAATAACAGCAAACCGCAAATAGAAGTAACTCATGGTAAAGATGCCCTCCTATTTACTAAAAATCCTAACAAAGAACTAATAGATGCAATTAGTAGTTGGTGGGTAACTCTTCATGGTCATAGTAACGAATATATTGCCGATGCCATTTTTGATCAATCAAAAAAACTTGAGCAAGTTATATTTGCTGATTTCTTACATCCACAAGCAAAAAAATTGGCGGAAAGACTTAGTGAATTAACAAAACTAGAAAGATTATTCTTTTCTGATAACGGTTCCACAGCTGTGGAAGTCGCTTTAAAAATTGCCTTCCAATCATGGCAAAATAGAGGAGAGACAAGAACTCAAATAGTAGCTTTTGATGGCGCATATCATGGTGATACATTTGGAGCAATGGCTTTAGGTGAAAGAAATATTTTTAATGAGAATTTCGATAATCTTATGTTCCCGGTTAGAAGAGTCCCATGGCCTTCAACTTGGATGAACGATGAAGAAGTAGAAAATAAAGAAAATGAAGCGATCCAAAAATTAGAAACTCTACTTAAAACTCCCACAGTTGCAGTAATCCTTGAGCCACTTGTTCAAGGAGCAGGAGGAATGAATATGGTTAGGCCTCAGTTTATAAAAAAAGTTTCAGAAGTTATAAAAAATAATAATTCTTTGTTAATTGCCGATGAAGTATTGACTGGGTTTGGAAGATGTGGAAGCCTTTTTGCGTTTCAAAAAGCAAAAATCATTCCTGATTTAATAAGTATTTCAAAAGGTTTAACTGGTGGATTTTTACCGATGGGAATAACTTTATGTAAAGAAAAAATTTTTCAATCCTTTATTGATGATTGCCCAAGAAAAACTTTTTGGCATGGACATAGTTTTACTGCTAATCCTTTAGGTTGTGCTGCAGCAAACGCTAGCCTTGATTTATTAGAAAAAGAACCACAAAAATACCTTTCATTTGAAGAAAAACATTTATCTCATTTGAATAAATTTAAAAACTTACCTCACATAAAAAAAATAAGGGTATCCGGTACAATTGCTGCCTTCGATTTAGATATTGGTAACAAAAAAGGTTATTTCAATAATATTGGGAAAGAAATAAAGAGTCTTGCAATGGAGCAAGGTTTATTCATTAGGCCCCTTGGAAATGTTATTTACCTCTTGCCGCCTCTCTGTATAACAGATGATCAATTAGAAAAAAGTTACTGGATAATAAGGCAAATCTTAGACAATATTTAAATAGAAATTTAAGGTCCCTGCAGTATTGCATTTTCCACATCTTCTCTATTAATACAATAGGAAAATAGTCTTTTAGTTTCTTGTCCTTCACTTTCCCAAATAACAACTAAATCTTCTTGTTCAAAAATAATAGTTGCATTCCAATTAGAAAGTAAAAGGTACCATTTAGACGGATTATTAACATCCTTCACAGCACCTAAATCAGTAAGCCACAATTCCAATGATTGCAGTGAATGTTGGTTAATGGGTTTTTTAGAGAAATTCACAAACTTTTTTAAAGTATCATTTTACTAACCAGTACGGTATTGTATCTAGTTCTTTGCCAGTAAAAGAGGCAATAAAAATTGAACAAATCAAACTAATAGAAATAATAATAAATAAGAGAAATAATGAAAACAATTCCCCATTTGAGAAAGGTCTTCTGTTACCAATTAAATTTTGATTATTTGAATCGATTATTAAATTATTTAATACTTTATTATTATCCTTGCTTCTAGATTTTTCCTTTAGTTTGTCATCATATATTTTCCTCAAATTACTATTATTCAAATTTTCATAAGCTTCCAAAACTTCTTGAAATTTACTTTTAGCATCGTCTATTTCTAAAGAAGTTGTATCAGGATGCAACTCAATGGAGAGTTTGCAAAATGCCTTTCTTAATTCATGATTTGAGGCATTTTCATCTACACCTAAAATTTTGTAATAAGAAATTTCCCCTTTCAAAATAATCTTTTATTAATATTGTAATTCTAATAAATTTTTAATAAATAGAATGTATTTTATGAATGGTAAAAATTTATATTTATAACGAAATGAAAAAACAAAACATTCCAGAAGAAATTTTTTCCTTAATAACTGAAGAAGAAATAATTATGTTTCAAGAATTACAAATTAAAATTAAAGAATTAAATCATAAAACAAACTTAACGAGAT
Coding sequences:
- the bioA gene encoding adenosylmethionine--8-amino-7-oxononanoate transaminase encodes the protein MKSLDSKTQNPDWHPNIWPPFTQINNSKPQIEVTHGKDALLFTKNPNKELIDAISSWWVTLHGHSNEYIADAIFDQSKKLEQVIFADFLHPQAKKLAERLSELTKLERLFFSDNGSTAVEVALKIAFQSWQNRGETRTQIVAFDGAYHGDTFGAMALGERNIFNENFDNLMFPVRRVPWPSTWMNDEEVENKENEAIQKLETLLKTPTVAVILEPLVQGAGGMNMVRPQFIKKVSEVIKNNNSLLIADEVLTGFGRCGSLFAFQKAKIIPDLISISKGLTGGFLPMGITLCKEKIFQSFIDDCPRKTFWHGHSFTANPLGCAAANASLDLLEKEPQKYLSFEEKHLSHLNKFKNLPHIKKIRVSGTIAAFDLDIGNKKGYFNNIGKEIKSLAMEQGLFIRPLGNVIYLLPPLCITDDQLEKSYWIIRQILDNI
- a CDS encoding DUF3143 domain-containing protein; this encodes MNFSKKPINQHSLQSLELWLTDLGAVKDVNNPSKWYLLLSNWNATIIFEQEDLVVIWESEGQETKRLFSYCINREDVENAILQGP
- a CDS encoding J domain-containing protein; translation: MKGEISYYKILGVDENASNHELRKAFCKLSIELHPDTTSLEIDDAKSKFQEVLEAYENLNNSNLRKIYDDKLKEKSRSKDNNKVLNNLIIDSNNQNLIGNRRPFSNGELFSLFLLFIIISISLICSIFIASFTGKELDTIPYWLVK
- the bioD gene encoding dethiobiotin synthase, giving the protein MSNHNNIFKFIICGTDTDIGKTLISSFFVKGLNSFYWKPIQSGIESQTDSQTVEKLAQVSKEKIIKEAYVFTKPLSPHWAAEIDQKTINFDKLSLPKVQGSLIVETAGGLMVPITRNFLQIDQIKQWNLPVILVCKSSLGTLNHTLLSIEALKRRNIEILGLVVNGEKHLDNPKTLVDFSGIPLIAEFPYIEKMDSNNLDIIWKELDTKNKLISLLNSKKS